The proteins below come from a single Phycisphaeraceae bacterium genomic window:
- a CDS encoding ABC transporter permease: MIGMIVRRLLQLPLILLVIYSLTLMLAWAIPGNPLERDEGRRPPAAVVERMKAQYNLDSFWKFYGSYLASATGVTYARERLDGTIATERAIAAADGVAPRERRVFDLGPSLSYEDWSVNEIITSALPVSATLGMIAMLIALVVGVSAGVVGAVRPNSWADIGTLAVALIGISLPSFVTGTVLLLLFSVWIPIFPVAGWGSIDRMIAPAIALSLPFAAYIARLTRMGMIETLGADYIRTARAKGASERSVILRHALKNAFLPVLSFLGPATALAMTGSFIVERVFTIPGLGQHFVNAVQTKDLFLIMGVVLVFATMLILFNLAVDVMYRWVDPRIEQ, from the coding sequence ATGATCGGCATGATTGTCCGTCGCCTGCTCCAGTTGCCGCTGATCCTGCTGGTGATCTATTCGCTCACGCTCATGCTGGCGTGGGCGATTCCGGGCAATCCGCTCGAGCGTGACGAGGGCCGGCGGCCGCCCGCGGCGGTGGTCGAGCGGATGAAGGCGCAGTACAACCTCGACAGTTTCTGGAAGTTCTACGGCTCGTACCTGGCCAGCGCGACGGGCGTGACGTATGCCCGCGAGCGGCTTGACGGCACGATCGCGACCGAGCGGGCGATCGCGGCGGCCGATGGCGTGGCTCCGCGCGAGCGGCGGGTGTTTGATCTGGGCCCGAGTCTGAGTTACGAGGACTGGTCGGTCAACGAGATCATCACCTCGGCGCTGCCGGTGTCGGCGACGCTGGGGATGATCGCGATGCTCATCGCGCTGGTGGTGGGGGTGTCGGCGGGGGTGGTGGGGGCGGTGCGTCCCAACTCGTGGGCCGACATCGGCACGCTGGCGGTGGCGCTGATCGGCATCAGCCTGCCGAGCTTTGTCACGGGCACGGTTTTGCTGCTGCTGTTCAGCGTGTGGATCCCGATCTTCCCGGTCGCGGGCTGGGGCTCGATCGATCGGATGATCGCGCCGGCGATTGCCCTGTCGCTGCCGTTCGCGGCGTATATCGCGAGGCTGACGCGCATGGGCATGATCGAGACGCTCGGGGCTGACTACATCCGCACGGCGCGGGCCAAGGGGGCGAGCGAGCGGTCGGTGATCCTGCGGCACGCGCTCAAGAACGCGTTCCTGCCGGTGCTGAGTTTTCTGGGCCCGGCGACGGCGCTGGCGATGACGGGCTCGTTCATTGTGGAGCGGGTCTTCACGATCCCCGGCCTGGGCCAGCATTTCGTCAACGCGGTGCAGACCAAGGATCTGTTCCTGATCATGGGCGTGGTGCTGGTGTTCGCGACGATGCTGATCCTGTTCAACCTTGCGGTGGACGTGATGTACCGCTGGGTGGACCCGCGCATCGAGCAGTGA
- a CDS encoding peptide ABC transporter substrate-binding protein, translating into MAKLMAPLIAMVLLVAVIVFTDKPTPEADFTLLNGTGVTTLDPQRMSWVPDMRVCRILFEPLVRNDVFTWGYDIMPGVAERWEVSADGLEYRFFLRHDAKWSNGSPVVAGDFVFAWRRALLPDTAADYTKLFQLIEGSREFYDWREAALDAYAARPARERTRQAAMDLWAQTVARFDEMVAVRAAGEHELVVRLYQPTPYFLDLAAFPTFSPVYPPLVSQFEQVDASSGMIRLEMGWTKPPLLVGNGPFRLERWRFKRDMYFVANEHYWDRANLDIDSIYAPEVSEPNAQVLAFETGTVDWVSDVAVNYRADIWQAKLAFYREHADELERLRAQGLDQFEIDRRLPADPRKNIHAFPAFATYWYNFNCLPTLPDGRANPFADARVRRAFAMAIDKESIVRDIKRTGEPVAATLIPPSSIAGYVSPAGLDFDPARARAELAAAGWPDPSQFPTVELLFNKDSGHDLIAQAISRNWQEHLGVRTRMAQKELQVYRDDLKKANYMTSRAGWYGDYGDPTTFLELNRTGDGNNDRKYSSPAYDALLDAAALELDVPRRMALLSQAERLIMEDDLPMVPIYHYVTMYLFDAERVSGLNPHPRTMQNLFLIDMLGDGKGRDTPRTMPLVPAAPASATDATTGEP; encoded by the coding sequence ATGGCCAAGCTGATGGCTCCACTGATTGCGATGGTGCTGCTGGTGGCGGTGATTGTCTTCACGGACAAGCCGACGCCCGAGGCCGATTTCACGCTGCTCAACGGCACCGGCGTGACGACGCTCGATCCGCAGCGGATGAGCTGGGTGCCCGACATGCGTGTGTGCCGGATTCTGTTCGAGCCGCTGGTGCGCAACGATGTCTTTACCTGGGGCTACGACATCATGCCCGGCGTGGCCGAGCGGTGGGAGGTCTCGGCCGACGGGCTTGAGTATCGTTTTTTCCTGCGGCATGATGCGAAGTGGTCCAACGGCTCGCCGGTCGTGGCGGGCGACTTTGTGTTTGCCTGGCGGCGTGCGCTGCTGCCCGACACGGCGGCCGACTACACCAAGCTCTTTCAGCTCATCGAGGGCTCGCGCGAGTTCTACGACTGGCGCGAGGCGGCGCTGGACGCCTATGCCGCGCGTCCGGCGCGCGAGCGCACGCGGCAGGCGGCGATGGATCTGTGGGCTCAGACCGTGGCCAGGTTTGATGAGATGGTGGCGGTGCGGGCGGCGGGCGAGCATGAACTGGTCGTGAGGCTGTATCAGCCGACGCCGTACTTTCTTGATCTGGCGGCGTTCCCGACGTTCTCTCCGGTGTACCCGCCGCTGGTCTCGCAGTTCGAGCAGGTCGATGCGTCCAGCGGAATGATCCGGCTGGAGATGGGCTGGACCAAGCCGCCGCTGCTGGTGGGCAACGGCCCGTTCCGGCTTGAGCGCTGGCGCTTCAAGCGTGACATGTATTTCGTCGCCAATGAACACTACTGGGACCGGGCGAACCTGGACATCGACTCGATCTACGCGCCCGAGGTCAGCGAGCCCAACGCGCAGGTGCTGGCCTTCGAGACGGGCACGGTGGACTGGGTGTCGGACGTGGCGGTGAACTATCGCGCCGACATCTGGCAGGCCAAGCTCGCGTTCTACCGCGAGCACGCCGATGAGCTCGAGCGGCTGCGGGCCCAGGGGCTTGACCAGTTCGAGATTGATCGGCGTCTCCCGGCCGATCCCCGCAAGAACATTCACGCGTTCCCCGCGTTTGCGACGTACTGGTACAACTTCAACTGCCTGCCCACGCTGCCCGACGGGCGGGCCAATCCGTTTGCCGATGCGCGGGTGCGCCGGGCCTTTGCGATGGCGATCGACAAGGAGTCGATCGTGCGCGACATCAAGCGGACGGGCGAGCCGGTCGCCGCCACGCTGATTCCGCCGAGCTCGATCGCGGGGTATGTTTCGCCGGCGGGGCTGGACTTTGATCCGGCGCGCGCTCGGGCCGAGCTGGCGGCGGCGGGCTGGCCTGATCCGTCGCAGTTTCCGACGGTGGAGCTGCTGTTCAACAAGGATTCGGGGCACGATCTGATCGCCCAGGCCATCAGCCGCAACTGGCAGGAGCACCTGGGCGTGCGCACGCGCATGGCCCAGAAGGAGCTGCAGGTCTACCGCGACGATCTCAAGAAGGCCAACTACATGACCAGCCGCGCCGGGTGGTACGGCGACTACGGCGACCCGACGACCTTTCTCGAACTCAACCGCACGGGCGACGGCAACAACGACCGCAAGTATTCGAGCCCGGCCTACGACGCGCTGCTCGACGCGGCGGCGCTCGAACTGGATGTGCCCCGGCGGATGGCGCTGCTGAGCCAGGCCGAGCGCCTCATCATGGAGGACGATCTGCCGATGGTGCCGATCTATCACTACGTGACGATGTACCTGTTCGATGCTGAGCGTGTCAGCGGGCTCAACCCGCACCCGCGCACGATGCAGAACCTGTTTCTGATCGACATGCTCGGCGACGGCAAGGGGAGAGACACGCCGCGCACCATGCCGCTGGTGCCCGCGGCCCCCGCCTCGGCGACTGATGCGACGACAGGAGAGCCTTGA